From one Rhizobium rosettiformans genomic stretch:
- a CDS encoding ABC transporter ATP-binding protein produces MSSASDKAAIEIRGVSRIYGSGQDKVKALDGIFLKIRENEFFTLLGPSGCGKTTLLRLIAGFDFPTTGEILLHGEDIAPLPPFKRPVNTVFQSYALFPHMSVADNIGFGLKMLGKPKVEVEARVAEMLELVHMTQMRDRQVSQISGGQQQRVALARALAPKPKVLLLDEPLSALDYKLRKEMQIELKRVQAETGITFIFVTHDQEEALTMSDRIAVMSTGSLRQVGSPWDIYDRPAERFVADFIGETNFLEVEVASVRGDRASVRLRSGREIPATFPDNTTPTGKVTIVIRPEHAAVVDPTDEATLQGSIESVVYLGTDTNINVRLEGGALFTVRQQNSRSGSCGLVEGQHVGIMVSHDVAQILRD; encoded by the coding sequence TTGAGTTCCGCATCAGACAAGGCAGCCATCGAAATCCGCGGCGTCAGCCGCATCTACGGATCAGGACAGGACAAGGTCAAAGCCCTCGACGGGATCTTTCTCAAGATCAGGGAAAACGAGTTCTTCACGCTGCTGGGTCCATCCGGCTGCGGCAAGACCACCCTGCTCCGCCTGATCGCCGGCTTCGATTTCCCGACAACGGGCGAAATCCTCCTGCACGGCGAGGACATCGCCCCGCTTCCGCCCTTCAAGCGTCCGGTCAATACCGTCTTCCAGTCCTACGCGCTCTTCCCGCACATGAGCGTCGCCGATAACATCGGCTTCGGCCTGAAGATGCTCGGCAAGCCGAAGGTCGAGGTCGAGGCCCGCGTCGCAGAGATGCTGGAGCTCGTCCACATGACTCAGATGCGTGACCGGCAGGTGAGCCAGATCTCCGGCGGCCAGCAACAGCGTGTGGCGCTCGCCCGGGCACTCGCCCCCAAGCCGAAAGTCCTGCTGCTCGACGAGCCCCTGTCGGCGCTCGACTACAAGCTGCGCAAGGAGATGCAGATCGAGCTGAAGCGGGTTCAGGCCGAGACGGGCATCACATTCATCTTCGTCACCCACGACCAGGAAGAAGCGCTCACCATGTCGGACCGCATCGCGGTCATGTCGACAGGAAGCCTGCGCCAGGTCGGCTCACCTTGGGACATCTACGACCGTCCGGCGGAACGCTTCGTCGCCGACTTCATCGGCGAAACCAACTTCCTTGAGGTTGAAGTCGCCTCCGTTCGGGGCGACCGGGCAAGTGTCCGGCTGCGCTCCGGCCGTGAGATCCCCGCGACCTTCCCGGACAACACAACACCAACAGGCAAGGTGACCATCGTCATCCGCCCCGAACATGCCGCCGTCGTCGACCCGACAGATGAGGCGACCTTGCAGGGTTCGATCGAAAGCGTCGTCTATCTGGGAACGGACACCAATATCAATGTCCGCCTCGAAGGTGGCGCGCTCTTCACGGTTCGCCAGCAAAACAGCCGCAGCGGCAGTTGCGGTCTGGTCGAGGGCCAACATGTCGGCATCATGGTCAGCCATGATGTCGCGCAGATCCTGAGGGATTGA
- a CDS encoding ABC transporter permease, with product MSAIKTAPENAKSRDIRNRWFLSLPALVIIFVAALGPLLVMVLYSFLEKGDYGDVKFGTFSLEGWTSVFMQRDIFDDTLGIADAHLAIFWRSIKLSLYTTLFTLILGFPTAYFIATRPARTREIWVFLITIPFWTNLLIRTFAMQQVIRNEGILNNVLIWLGIIDTPLQIIYTDTATLLGMTYVYLPLMVLPLYASIEKLDFRLVEAGYDLYANRLQVLWRIVIPLVKPGLIAGSILVFIPSLGAYVIPRVLGGGKNLMLGNLIELQFGAGRNWPLGAAMSITLMALVMIALLFYVRNAAKSGVRHG from the coding sequence ATGAGCGCGATCAAGACGGCCCCTGAAAATGCCAAATCGCGCGACATCCGAAACCGCTGGTTCTTGAGCCTCCCGGCGCTTGTCATCATTTTCGTCGCAGCCCTCGGGCCCCTGCTCGTGATGGTGCTCTATTCCTTCTTGGAGAAGGGAGACTATGGCGACGTGAAGTTTGGCACCTTTTCGCTGGAAGGCTGGACCTCGGTCTTCATGCAGCGCGATATCTTTGACGACACGCTCGGCATCGCCGACGCGCACCTCGCGATCTTCTGGCGCTCCATCAAGCTCTCGCTCTACACGACCCTCTTCACCCTGATCCTCGGCTTCCCCACCGCCTATTTCATCGCGACCCGCCCGGCCCGCACCCGGGAGATCTGGGTCTTCCTGATCACCATTCCCTTCTGGACCAACCTTCTCATCCGCACCTTCGCCATGCAGCAGGTCATCCGTAATGAAGGCATCCTCAACAATGTTCTGATCTGGCTCGGCATCATCGATACGCCGCTACAGATCATCTATACCGACACGGCCACCCTGCTCGGCATGACCTATGTCTACCTGCCGCTGATGGTTTTGCCGCTTTATGCCTCGATCGAGAAGCTCGATTTCCGGCTGGTCGAGGCCGGATACGACCTCTACGCCAACCGCCTGCAAGTGCTGTGGCGGATCGTCATTCCGCTGGTGAAACCCGGCCTGATCGCCGGCTCGATCCTCGTCTTCATTCCCTCGCTCGGCGCCTATGTCATTCCGCGCGTGCTGGGCGGCGGCAAGAACCTGATGCTCGGCAATCTCATCGAGCTGCAATTCGGCGCCGGTCGCAACTGGCCGCTGGGCGCTGCAATGTCCATCACGCTGATGGCCCTCGTGATGATCGCCCTGCTCTTCTATGTCCGCAACGCGGCGAAATCGGGGGTGCGTCATGGCTGA
- a CDS encoding amidase yields the protein MSDLTSLSLADLLKSLNAGGVSAEDVMEAYLDRIEWLNPQINALVSLRSREALLAEARSRDAERKQGKTLGPLHGVPIAIKDLSEAKGILCTYGSPLFHDYVPDFDDIQVQRIRAAGAIIIGKTNTPEWGFGSHSYNPVFGVTRNPWDLTRSAGGSSGGAGAALAARLVPVADGSDMMGSLRNPAAFNNVVGFRPSFGRVPTLPGRDAYLNQLSTLGPMGRSVKDVVALLNIQSGFDPRDPSSFESGPISLDPAIPGKGGRIGWLGNFGGHLSFEAGVLDLNEKALGVFEGLGFAVEPVKVDFDLNRLWWAWTTLRSYFTAGSMRDFYEDPGRRGALKAEILYEVRSGLRIQAADVYEASAVRTAWYQAMMKVFETCDYLVAPAAQVFPFDADIPWPREIAGKHMDTYHRWMEVVIGPSMAGLPVAALPAGFSATGLPNGFQLIGRPRTDRAVLSVAAAYEAATDWLARVPPLVSVTAG from the coding sequence GTGTCCGACCTGACCTCCCTGTCCCTTGCCGACTTGCTAAAATCCCTCAATGCGGGAGGCGTCTCGGCCGAGGACGTCATGGAAGCCTATCTCGATCGGATCGAGTGGCTAAACCCTCAGATCAATGCGCTTGTCAGTCTTCGTTCGCGCGAGGCACTGCTTGCTGAGGCCCGGTCCAGGGATGCCGAGCGCAAGCAAGGCAAAACCCTTGGCCCGCTGCACGGCGTACCGATTGCGATCAAGGACCTGAGCGAAGCAAAGGGCATTCTCTGTACCTATGGTTCGCCGCTCTTCCACGACTATGTTCCGGACTTCGACGACATCCAGGTCCAGCGCATCAGGGCCGCCGGTGCCATCATCATCGGCAAGACCAATACGCCGGAGTGGGGTTTCGGCTCGCATAGCTACAATCCAGTCTTTGGCGTGACCCGCAATCCGTGGGACCTCACCCGCTCTGCCGGGGGCTCAAGCGGCGGGGCAGGGGCAGCGCTTGCGGCGCGTCTCGTGCCGGTCGCAGATGGCAGCGACATGATGGGCTCTTTGCGCAATCCGGCCGCCTTCAACAATGTCGTCGGATTCCGTCCGAGCTTCGGCCGTGTGCCCACGCTTCCGGGGCGGGACGCCTATCTCAATCAGTTGTCAACGCTCGGGCCGATGGGTCGCTCCGTGAAGGATGTCGTAGCGCTCCTCAACATCCAGTCCGGTTTCGATCCGCGCGATCCCTCCTCTTTCGAAAGCGGGCCAATCTCCCTCGACCCGGCGATCCCTGGAAAGGGCGGTCGCATCGGCTGGCTCGGGAACTTCGGTGGACATCTATCCTTCGAAGCCGGCGTGCTCGACTTGAACGAGAAGGCACTCGGCGTCTTCGAAGGACTGGGTTTTGCCGTCGAACCGGTGAAGGTCGATTTCGACCTGAACAGACTCTGGTGGGCCTGGACGACGCTCCGCAGCTATTTCACTGCCGGCAGCATGCGCGACTTCTATGAAGATCCCGGCCGACGTGGCGCGCTGAAGGCCGAGATCCTCTACGAGGTCCGCTCCGGGTTGCGCATCCAGGCGGCGGATGTCTACGAGGCCTCGGCTGTTCGCACGGCCTGGTATCAGGCGATGATGAAGGTTTTCGAGACTTGCGATTATCTCGTGGCGCCGGCCGCGCAGGTCTTCCCCTTCGATGCGGACATTCCGTGGCCGCGCGAGATCGCGGGCAAGCATATGGACACCTATCATCGCTGGATGGAAGTCGTGATTGGTCCCAGCATGGCCGGCCTGCCGGTCGCTGCACTGCCCGCAGGCTTTTCGGCGACGGGCCTGCCGAATGGCTTCCAGCTGATCGGGCGACCGAGGACGGATCGAGCGGTGCTGTCGGTTGCCGCAGCCTACGAGGCGGCGACCGACTGGCTCGCGCGAGTGCCACCGCTTGTTTCCGTGACTGCGGGATAA